One genomic region from Salvia hispanica cultivar TCC Black 2014 chromosome 2, UniMelb_Shisp_WGS_1.0, whole genome shotgun sequence encodes:
- the LOC125204155 gene encoding vacuolar-sorting protein BRO1-like isoform X2 yields MKASVGSSITLDISVECVGMLERLMLAQAQECVYENTIAKGSSAGVCAKISRQTGLFYEEAFAPLAVAPLNQHLDKGWIAHVQLKAALFYAEACYRYSLELHDKEEIAEEIARLKSGVNALSEAKKTAPRGASQQLLDAINKLEISMNHNLERAMKENDRVYLMRVPPASSLSPLPAFAMVKPMPMGEVLDASRERMFASLVPDSSAKALSRYTEMLDEITRTQAEKLQQGSELARVRLKEMDLPDSILALEGNFTLPTALKEEVEAVQICGGPAGLEAELQQLKDLRRVNHEMLVQIEEQLQKETTEDSQFRNQFGSRWTRPQSSTLTKNLQDRLNRFTANLKQAAESDARIERSVRENAALLSILDCRPIESALPTLARPIMSLDANEDAVVGALKQNLRQLEILGSHRAGLEDMLKEMKRKDDILPKLMTSTGSQEDLFRKELSKYDSICQEIAENLDSQEHLLTEIQAQNDEFAAIFNLEDYKASRENGYRQIEAAIAKFREIKDNINEGLKFYVTLQDAITIVKQQCSDFVMTRNIQCREMLEDVQKQMSGLSFQDGKNTASYSFPSAGQPHQTQRINSQQQQDPGYVPNSSQPSVSTYQPPQQPTMPIYSQTPPYRSQQQPTPPYHAPVSSSYQPPQQQQPPASHEYGQPAYPGWRGQYYNAPPQQAGSMPRPPYTITPPYPPSNQSGYYRQ; encoded by the exons ACTGGGCTATTCTACGAGGAAGCTTTTGCACCGTTGGCTGTTGCCCCTTTAAATCAGCACCTTGACAAAGGCTGGATTGCCCATGTTCAGCTAAAAGCAGCTTTGTTTTATGCAGAGGCTTGCTATAGGTATAGTTTAGAGCTACATGATAAAGAAGAAATTGCAGAGGAAATTGCACGCTTAAAAAGTGGGGTTAATGCCTTATCTGAGGCCAAAAAAACAGCTCCTAGAGGGGCATCCCAACAGCTCTTGGATGCAATTAACAAATTAGAGATTAGTATGAACCACAATCTGGAAAGGGCTATGAAGGAAAATGACAGAGTGTACCTAATGAGGGTTCCTCCTGCTAGTTCGTTATCACCACTTCCCGCATTTGCTATGGTGAAGCCTATGCCAATGGGTGAGGTGTTGGATGCAAGCAGGGAGAGGATGTTTGCAAGTCTTGTTCCTGATAGTAGTGCCAAAGCCCTTTCTAGATACACCGAAATGCTTGATGAAATTACTAGGACCCAGGCTGAGAAATTACAGCAAGGAAGTGAACTAGCTCGAGTGAGACTAAAGGAAATGGATTTGCCTGACTCTATTCTTGCTCTGGAAGGGAACTTCACTCTACCAACTGCACTAAAAGAAGAGGTGGAAGCAGTGCAGATATGTGGTGGCCCAGCTGGTTTGGAAGCTGAGCTTCAGCAACTGAAAGATTTAAGGAGGGTAAACCATGAGATGTTGGTACAGATAGAGGAACAGTTGCAGAAGGAGACAACAGAGGATTCACAGTTTAGAAACCAATTTGGAAGTCGGTGGACACGACCTCAATCGAGTACCCTGACAAAGAATTTGCAGGACAGATTAAATAGGTTTACAGCTAATCTGAAGCAAGCTGCAGAAAGTGATGCTCGCATCGAAAGATCCGTTAGAGAAAACGCAGCACTTTTGTCAATCCTTGACTGCCGTCCA ATTGAATCTGCTCTGCCAACTCTCGCCAGGCCTATAATGTCTCTCGATGCAAATGAAGATGCTGTGGTTGGAGCCTTGAAGCAGAATTTG AGGCAATTGGAGATTCTTGGTTCTCACAGAGCAGGGCTGGAGGACATGctaaaagagatgaagaggAAG GATGACATTCTACCTAAGTTGATGACATCTACTGGATCTCAAGAGGATCTTTTCAGGAAGGAGTTATCGAAATATGACAGCATTTGTCAAGAAATTGCTGAGAACCTTGATTCTCAGGAACACTTGTTAACTGAAATCCAG GCTCAAAATGATGAGTTCGCTGCTATCTTCAACCTAGAAGATTATAAAG CATCCCGCGAAAATGGATACAGACAGATTGAAGCTGCCATAGCAAAGTTCCGTGAAATTAAGGACAACATCAATGAAGGACTGAAGTTTTATGTCACCCTTCAG GACGCTATCACAATCGTAAAGCAACAGTGCAGTGATTTTGTGATGACTAGAAATATCCAGTGTCGTGAGATGCTTGAAGATGTTCAGAAGCAGATGTCTGGTCTTAGTTTCCAGGATGGAAAAAACACTGCTAGTTACTCATTTCCTTCTGCTGGGCAGCCTCATCAGACTCAAAGAATCAATTCTCAACAGCAGCAGGATCCGGGGTACGTGCCAAACTCATCTCAACCTTCGGTTTCCACTTACCAACCACCACAGCAGCCAACTATGCCCATATATTCTCAAACTCCTCCATATAGAAGCCAGCAACAACCTACACCTCCCTATCATGCACCCGTTTCAAGTTCATATCAGCCTCCCCAACAGCAACAACCTCCAGCGAGCCATGAATATGGGCAACCTGCATATCCTGGTTGGCGGGGTCAATACTACAATGCCCCTCCTCAGCAAGCTGGATCAATGCCGCGCCCTCCTTACACTATTACACCTCCATATCCACCTTCCAACCAGAGTGGCTACTACAGACAGTGA